One Ignavibacterium sp. DNA segment encodes these proteins:
- the tssB gene encoding type VI secretion system contractile sheath small subunit, which yields MARPTAPKIAQRVKVSILPSSDAKESVELDYRMMIPGNFSRSEPGSLGMIKDRRLRVIANKGDYQRVLKDINPKLKLTVNNKLSDDPESKMEVNLDFKEIKDFHPDEIVKKVEPLKQLLDARERLKQLKVAVLKDANLKKAIEGVLKDGSGSIDELLAKLGSSQDKEQKSN from the coding sequence ATGGCACGACCAACAGCACCAAAGATTGCGCAGCGTGTAAAAGTATCAATACTTCCGAGCAGCGATGCAAAGGAAAGTGTTGAACTTGACTACAGAATGATGATTCCGGGAAACTTCAGCAGAAGTGAGCCAGGAAGCCTTGGTATGATCAAGGACAGGAGATTGCGCGTAATAGCAAACAAGGGCGACTATCAGAGAGTTTTAAAGGATATCAATCCTAAATTAAAACTTACTGTAAACAACAAACTATCTGATGACCCTGAATCCAAAATGGAGGTAAATCTGGATTTCAAAGAGATCAAAGATTTTCATCCGGATGAGATTGTTAAAAAAGTTGAACCGTTAAAGCAATTGCTTGATGCACGTGAAAGACTCAAACAATTAAAGGTTGCGGTTCTTAAAGATGCAAATCTTAAAAAGGCAATTGAGGGAGTTCTTAAAGATGGCAGCGGAAGTATTGATGAATTACTTGCTAAGCTTGGAAGCTCTCAGGATAAAGAACAAAAATCTAATTAA
- a CDS encoding TssA family type VI secretion system protein, with protein sequence MPEISELEIPEVVQDYLEPISDNPPVGNDASNEEEYFVLNMEIQKTTPDYKKCIELSRTILTEKSKDIKIASWLSFAMFRTEKIKGLLNGLKIIYHYLKNYENNLYPSNANYRSKAIQFLNQPRFFKLIEKEKPDSTNAKEFIEADLVLKEIVNECAKLFPDNPPVLKFIAEALADHADTANKILSPSAVKTEQPTAQPQPEKQAETITKTVSETAPAPKEIEKPVQHAAPVQQTAAQPVKVTNENDGVIQLRQILTQFFEQIVDGNKKEKVPDSFFVFGIIRQLQWGRLIKPQETDGITQIEAPNSIMQTNIKKWFENSEWDSLIPRVEINLLKADGAFPYWFDAHRYVVKALEQKGGNYTLAAQDIKGQLSQLVNRIPDIYKLKFKDKTTPFADDDTVRWILEDVMTSAAKAENRDQIILPPIMGEDYEQINNEYKQACIELPNNIEANIASMQKAIGSDERRKGKFLRRLNLANYCMQAKMYDLAKVHLTELIGLIDEYNITLWEPALCTSVWQAMYLVNKEIIAKTKDKELKTDLENDQTDLFNKIAKYDSIIALKLKQKKER encoded by the coding sequence ATGCCTGAAATTTCGGAGCTTGAGATACCTGAAGTAGTACAGGATTACTTAGAACCAATATCGGATAATCCGCCAGTTGGTAATGATGCAAGTAATGAAGAGGAGTATTTTGTCCTTAATATGGAAATTCAAAAAACTACTCCGGATTATAAAAAGTGCATTGAACTCAGCAGAACCATATTGACAGAAAAAAGCAAGGACATAAAAATTGCAAGCTGGTTAAGCTTTGCTATGTTCCGTACCGAAAAAATCAAAGGATTACTTAACGGTTTAAAAATTATTTATCATTATTTAAAGAACTATGAAAATAATCTTTATCCATCAAATGCAAATTATAGAAGTAAAGCAATACAGTTTTTGAATCAGCCGAGATTTTTTAAACTGATAGAAAAAGAAAAACCTGATTCAACAAATGCAAAAGAATTTATTGAAGCTGATTTAGTATTAAAAGAAATAGTGAACGAATGTGCAAAGCTGTTTCCTGATAATCCGCCTGTATTAAAATTTATTGCTGAAGCCTTGGCAGATCATGCCGATACTGCTAATAAAATCTTATCTCCATCAGCAGTAAAAACAGAACAACCAACTGCACAGCCACAACCGGAAAAGCAAGCTGAAACTATTACAAAAACTGTAAGTGAAACTGCACCTGCTCCAAAAGAGATTGAGAAACCGGTTCAACATGCTGCACCCGTACAGCAGACTGCTGCTCAACCAGTAAAAGTAACAAATGAAAATGATGGCGTTATTCAGTTGAGGCAAATATTAACTCAGTTTTTTGAACAGATTGTTGATGGAAATAAAAAAGAAAAAGTTCCCGATTCCTTTTTTGTATTTGGAATTATCAGACAACTACAATGGGGCAGATTAATAAAGCCGCAGGAAACAGATGGAATTACTCAGATTGAAGCTCCGAACAGCATTATGCAGACTAATATTAAAAAGTGGTTTGAAAATTCTGAGTGGGATTCGTTGATTCCCAGAGTTGAAATAAACCTTCTTAAAGCCGATGGTGCTTTTCCATACTGGTTTGATGCACACAGATATGTTGTTAAAGCTCTTGAACAAAAGGGCGGTAATTACACTTTGGCAGCACAGGATATTAAAGGACAACTATCTCAGCTTGTTAACAGAATACCTGACATTTATAAATTAAAGTTTAAAGATAAAACCACTCCATTTGCTGATGATGATACTGTAAGATGGATACTTGAAGATGTAATGACTTCAGCCGCGAAAGCAGAGAATAGAGATCAGATAATATTACCTCCGATTATGGGGGAAGACTATGAACAGATAAATAATGAATATAAACAAGCTTGTATAGAATTGCCGAATAATATTGAAGCTAATATTGCTTCGATGCAAAAAGCTATCGGTTCTGATGAAAGAAGAAAAGGAAAGTTTTTAAGAAGACTCAATCTTGCAAATTATTGTATGCAGGCAAAAATGTATGATCTTGCCAAAGTTCATTTAACTGAATTAATTGGTCTGATTGATGAATACAATATAACACTTTGGGAACCAGCGCTATGTACATCGGTATGGCAGGCTATGTATTTGGTAAACAAAGAAATTATTGCAAAGACTAAAGACAAAGAATTAAAAACTGATTTGGAAAATGATCAGACAGATTTATTTAATAAAATTGCAAAATATGACAGTATAATTGCATTAAAACTTAAACAAAAAAAGGAGCGTTAA
- the tagF gene encoding type VI secretion system-associated protein TagF, producing the protein MLNDNSTNTKNVTTGFFGKLTGFADFIKYNASGNEILTVDSWLQEGLALAKLKLKNEWKNYYDKISNINFIYPFTDTDNITIGIMVPSCDKSGRSYPFLVFRNIEKKANEPNYLIPSFYNRLFVSFEEVIEENKTIQDTADLKAVMDNLNQFGSKNPNIFNDYKNFVSRTDLNSLFGFDDNEVIQLNNYLENNIKIFLHLICIKYKSTGVQSDSNLIISFYIQLIQILFKNPNTSPAVFWIKYDDNSGVIFFTFSKPTPKDFIDLLLNSNNSEITVNTTDQNSISNGKNLIQDGLMIDYNLNLTEFLNYIKTHLN; encoded by the coding sequence ATGTTAAATGATAATAGCACAAATACTAAAAATGTTACCACCGGCTTTTTTGGAAAGCTTACAGGGTTTGCTGATTTTATTAAATATAATGCTTCAGGTAACGAAATATTAACAGTTGATAGCTGGCTTCAGGAAGGATTGGCACTTGCCAAATTAAAACTTAAAAATGAATGGAAGAACTATTACGATAAAATATCAAATATAAATTTCATTTATCCGTTTACTGATACTGATAATATTACTATCGGAATTATGGTTCCAAGTTGTGATAAAAGCGGTAGAAGTTATCCCTTTTTAGTATTCAGGAATATTGAGAAAAAAGCAAACGAGCCTAACTATCTGATCCCTTCTTTTTATAACAGATTGTTTGTGAGTTTTGAAGAAGTAATTGAAGAAAACAAAACGATTCAAGATACAGCAGATTTAAAAGCAGTGATGGATAATCTTAATCAGTTCGGATCAAAAAATCCAAATATATTTAATGATTATAAAAATTTTGTTTCAAGAACTGATTTGAACAGTCTGTTTGGATTTGATGATAATGAAGTAATTCAGTTAAACAATTATCTGGAAAATAATATTAAAATATTTCTGCATTTAATTTGTATTAAATATAAATCAACAGGAGTTCAATCAGATAGCAATTTAATCATAAGCTTTTACATTCAGTTAATACAAATATTGTTTAAAAATCCAAATACATCACCGGCAGTTTTCTGGATTAAATATGATGATAATTCGGGTGTAATATTTTTTACATTTTCCAAACCGACTCCTAAAGATTTTATAGACCTTTTATTAAACAGCAACAATTCAGAGATAACTGTAAATACAACTGATCAGAATAGTATTAGCAATGGTAAAAATTTAATTCAGGATGGTTTGATGATAGATTATAATTTAAACTTAACTGAATTTTTGAACTATATTAAAACTCATCTTAACTAG
- the tssM gene encoding type VI secretion system membrane subunit TssM produces the protein MGKIAGILKSKNILLALGLVILIFLVIYLGSVIHITWTVRIGIIIFILLVTVIVILFKKMKDAQKAGQIENSISSSSDSQMLSPEKRAEIDQFKKQLEAAITALKNSKLGRGKTGKAALYSLPWYMIIGPSAAGKTTAIQNSGLEFPYGKDSVKGVGGTRNCDWFFSTRAIFLDTAGRYISESEDRPEWVAFLETLKKNRKKKPINGVIVALNIDEIIKNDNAQLYEHAKNIRGRIDELISNLGIVFPVYFVFTKCDLIQGFVEYFGDFSEIERSQIWGSTFSSQGQIEKNPKEAFENEFNKLSEVIYKARTIRLSNPLKREQRRKVFLFPYQFNSLKEKLTYLIGEVFQSNPYQDNPIFRGFYFTSGTQEGAPLDLAIKKIAQQFNLPPAQGEQFDEMLETKNYFIKDLLNEVVIPDQNYVVGQTASVIKQGNVTRLITIGASAFVFLLFGLFFLLGRSGSSEALDKISAKANSFSKINWSGDLLKNFTQADSLRQIIVQIENNDFNNSFFNFGLDRSEDALDNLTSLYLNKTNPFFTQYIYNDIINTLTNYSKGQEYSGEQIYNNLKAYLLLGSERSKLDTINQKVLINTFTGILKNKFLNSNSIVSSADKDSLNNYFRNYTTFFTEKLSNPAVYPIQNDNTLLSLVRNKFQNKPSAESIYARMKENARTQYPAELTLGQLVQGKTGQIMYTDIRIPFIFTLDGWRNYFEQAISEESKNPGKEDWVLGKSQNSRSYYDNYNSEDMRNQLTDLYIRDYTQTWVQFFQSIKYSGFESIPFAANSLKLLSDPGTSPLVLLLKVFADQSSVLANIKTPVDSTNPYAAFYSTASNSDIKRLRKFVVGPEDGSAPPDLNIIIMQYGMLNGILEGLKGGPDLVKDYAIKVMNQQALDYQTAVKTIQSAIYNVPELQSLLTEPVNATWRATLSDATSSISVQWKTKVVDVFNKILAKSFPFNDKGTDAPIQDFDEFFNPQTGVFWTFYNSELSSFIKKDDWKVNQQEGTGASFSADLLNALKKADEITSMLYKGGELNLTFKLKPQLPDSKTISDRKATVIQYYLKIDGVIDNYKMGAPYETVFNWPDKSSSGSSLYLTLNEFGTSDIKSYNGDWSFFRLLNDASISRGNSASQLILSWNFAKPNLYDVTASYILNAGSSKHPFSQNFFKSFKMPNSLN, from the coding sequence ATGGGTAAAATTGCAGGAATCTTAAAAAGTAAAAATATATTATTAGCTCTCGGCTTAGTAATTCTGATATTTCTTGTTATTTATCTCGGTTCAGTTATACATATAACCTGGACAGTTAGAATCGGTATAATAATTTTTATTCTGCTTGTTACTGTTATTGTTATTCTTTTCAAGAAAATGAAAGATGCACAGAAAGCAGGACAAATTGAGAACTCAATAAGCAGCTCATCTGATTCACAAATGTTAAGCCCGGAAAAAAGAGCTGAGATAGACCAATTTAAGAAGCAACTTGAAGCCGCAATAACAGCGTTAAAAAATTCAAAGCTTGGACGCGGAAAAACTGGTAAAGCTGCACTTTACAGTTTACCATGGTATATGATAATCGGACCTTCTGCAGCGGGTAAAACAACAGCAATTCAAAATTCCGGATTAGAATTTCCGTATGGTAAAGATTCTGTTAAAGGTGTGGGAGGAACACGGAATTGTGATTGGTTCTTTTCGACCCGTGCAATATTTCTGGATACAGCAGGCAGATATATATCTGAATCTGAAGACAGACCAGAATGGGTTGCCTTTCTTGAAACTCTGAAAAAGAACAGAAAGAAAAAACCAATCAATGGGGTTATTGTTGCGTTAAACATCGATGAGATAATCAAGAATGATAATGCTCAGTTGTATGAACATGCTAAAAATATCAGAGGAAGAATTGATGAATTAATTTCTAATCTGGGTATTGTCTTTCCGGTTTATTTTGTATTTACAAAATGTGATTTGATACAGGGATTTGTAGAATACTTTGGTGATTTTAGTGAGATAGAGCGCTCGCAGATCTGGGGCTCTACATTTAGTTCGCAGGGACAAATTGAAAAAAATCCTAAAGAAGCATTTGAAAATGAATTTAATAAATTATCCGAAGTTATCTATAAAGCAAGAACTATCAGGCTAAGTAATCCGCTTAAAAGAGAACAAAGAAGAAAAGTTTTTTTATTCCCGTATCAGTTTAATTCATTAAAAGAAAAACTTACATATTTAATTGGTGAAGTGTTTCAATCAAATCCTTATCAGGATAATCCGATTTTCCGTGGATTTTATTTTACTAGCGGAACACAAGAGGGCGCCCCACTTGACCTGGCAATTAAAAAAATAGCTCAGCAGTTTAACCTTCCACCAGCACAGGGCGAACAGTTTGATGAGATGCTGGAGACTAAAAATTATTTTATTAAAGATCTTCTTAATGAAGTCGTTATTCCTGATCAGAATTATGTTGTAGGTCAAACTGCATCTGTTATTAAGCAGGGCAATGTTACAAGGCTTATAACAATAGGCGCATCTGCATTTGTGTTTTTATTATTTGGATTATTCTTTCTTTTAGGCAGAAGCGGAAGTTCTGAAGCACTTGATAAAATAAGTGCAAAAGCAAATTCATTCAGCAAGATTAACTGGAGCGGCGATTTACTTAAAAACTTCACTCAGGCAGATTCATTAAGACAGATTATTGTTCAGATAGAGAATAATGATTTCAACAATTCATTTTTTAATTTCGGATTGGATAGAAGCGAAGATGCACTCGATAATTTAACCAGTCTTTATTTAAATAAAACTAATCCGTTCTTTACACAGTATATATACAACGATATTATTAATACACTTACAAATTATTCAAAAGGACAAGAATATTCTGGTGAACAAATTTATAACAATCTTAAAGCTTATCTATTGCTTGGCAGCGAACGGTCAAAGCTGGATACTATAAATCAAAAAGTATTAATTAATACTTTTACTGGCATTCTTAAAAATAAATTTCTTAATTCAAATTCAATTGTTTCTTCTGCAGATAAGGATTCTTTGAATAATTATTTCAGAAATTACACCACATTTTTTACAGAGAAATTATCCAATCCGGCAGTTTATCCTATTCAAAATGATAACACTCTGCTAAGTTTGGTAAGAAATAAATTCCAAAACAAACCGAGTGCTGAAAGTATTTATGCAAGAATGAAAGAAAATGCCAGAACTCAATATCCTGCAGAATTAACTTTAGGACAATTGGTTCAGGGAAAAACCGGACAGATAATGTACACAGATATCAGAATACCATTCATTTTTACTTTAGATGGATGGAGGAATTATTTTGAGCAGGCAATATCTGAAGAAAGCAAAAATCCGGGTAAAGAAGATTGGGTGCTTGGCAAGTCTCAAAACAGCCGCTCATATTATGATAATTATAATAGCGAAGATATGAGAAATCAACTGACTGATTTATATATCAGAGATTATACACAAACATGGGTACAATTTTTTCAGAGCATAAAATACTCTGGATTTGAATCAATACCATTTGCGGCAAACAGTTTAAAACTACTCAGTGATCCGGGCACTTCCCCATTAGTGCTTTTATTAAAAGTATTTGCCGATCAGTCAAGCGTATTAGCAAATATCAAAACACCTGTTGATTCAACTAATCCTTATGCAGCTTTTTACAGCACCGCAAGTAATTCTGATATTAAGAGATTAAGAAAATTTGTTGTTGGTCCTGAAGATGGTTCTGCTCCGCCTGATTTAAATATTATAATTATGCAGTATGGGATGTTAAATGGAATACTTGAAGGACTAAAAGGCGGACCTGATTTAGTAAAAGATTACGCTATTAAGGTTATGAATCAGCAGGCGCTTGATTATCAAACTGCTGTTAAGACAATACAGAGTGCAATATATAATGTACCGGAATTACAATCATTGTTAACCGAACCAGTCAATGCAACCTGGAGAGCAACTCTTTCTGATGCAACTTCATCAATCAGTGTTCAGTGGAAAACCAAAGTTGTTGATGTATTTAATAAGATTCTTGCCAAGTCATTTCCATTTAATGATAAAGGAACTGATGCACCAATACAGGACTTTGATGAATTTTTTAATCCGCAAACCGGGGTATTTTGGACTTTTTATAATTCTGAGCTAAGTTCATTTATCAAGAAAGATGATTGGAAGGTTAATCAGCAGGAAGGAACCGGAGCCAGTTTCTCTGCTGATTTACTTAATGCACTGAAAAAAGCTGATGAGATAACAAGTATGCTTTATAAAGGCGGTGAGTTAAATTTAACATTTAAACTCAAACCGCAATTACCAGATTCAAAAACTATATCAGATAGAAAAGCAACGGTTATACAATATTACTTAAAAATTGACGGTGTGATTGATAATTATAAAATGGGTGCACCTTACGAAACAGTTTTTAACTGGCCTGATAAAAGTTCTTCTGGTTCATCTTTATATTTAACATTAAATGAGTTTGGAACTTCTGATATTAAATCTTATAACGGTGATTGGTCATTTTTCAGACTTCTTAATGATGCATCTATTTCAAGAGGCAATTCTGCATCTCAGTTAATACTCAGCTGGAATTTCGCAAAACCGAATTTATATGATGTTACTGCAAGTTATATCTTAAATGCCGGAAGTTCAAAACATCCGTTTTCTCAGAATTTTTTCAAATCATTTAAGATGCCTAATTCACTTAACTGA
- the icmH gene encoding type IVB secretion system protein IcmH/DotU translates to MAQDNPMEKKKNLSDLASECLILILQLRATTNYGAANTLKSRVLEMFERFESNARKIGVDNERIKHAKFALVALLDETIISSEWSEKSEWLTEPLQIKLFDTFNAGEEFFTYMSELRQRSSANKDVLEIFYLCLSLGFKGKYQLQSPENLRRVIDDLNLELHPEAYRSLDALSPNGKPKQSIVQTVNTGLPLWIYPVGAAALLLVLYVILSFSVSGKLDDVMDILNSLKS, encoded by the coding sequence ATGGCACAAGATAATCCGATGGAGAAAAAGAAAAATCTTTCTGATTTAGCTTCTGAATGTCTGATACTTATTTTACAATTAAGAGCAACAACTAACTACGGCGCTGCAAATACACTTAAATCGCGTGTGCTGGAAATGTTCGAGAGATTTGAAAGTAATGCAAGAAAAATCGGTGTGGATAATGAAAGGATAAAACATGCAAAATTTGCGCTTGTTGCATTGCTTGATGAAACTATCATCAGCTCCGAATGGTCAGAAAAGAGCGAATGGCTTACCGAACCATTACAAATAAAATTATTCGATACATTTAACGCAGGGGAAGAATTTTTTACTTATATGAGTGAATTGCGGCAGAGAAGCAGTGCAAATAAGGATGTTCTTGAAATATTTTATCTATGCTTAAGTCTTGGATTCAAAGGCAAATATCAGCTGCAATCTCCTGAAAATTTAAGAAGAGTAATAGATGATCTTAATCTGGAATTACATCCTGAAGCATATCGTTCATTAGATGCACTTTCACCAAACGGAAAACCAAAACAAAGTATTGTACAGACTGTTAACACAGGTTTGCCTTTATGGATTTATCCGGTTGGTGCCGCAGCATTGCTGTTGGTCTTATATGTCATTTTATCATTCTCAGTTTCCGGAAAATTAGATGATGTTATGGATATTCTCAATTCATTGAAATCATAA
- the tssK gene encoding type VI secretion system baseplate subunit TssK, translating into MQKTVWYEGMKLDPHHFQQTDRYNHYYINSRLSMINSSNWGLKKIMIDNASLSGGNFSLINCSGVMPDGMIFNIPENDSAPKSRNFESIFSATAERLSVYLALPVEHSSGKNCQLEDSQFNDPYRFVMQNTDVMDYNTGTNLRNIGIAKPNFQFKFEDESLEDFVSIKLGEISRSSDGKYQMEVQYIPPCLEISASEVILQHVRNILSTLVSKSKELKAQTNIQKPELSLTQVEVLLMLQSINSFIPLLNYYHNSKHIHPEVLYSFLLTVAGQLSTFSNSELRVDSLPIYDHKHLTEIFEHVVNEIQTMLNVQKTVERKDLVIQLRRQAETLFVGQLSPNHIQAQFFISVTGDIPEKKIITELPKNIKISAYEEIFAVHQAGIQGVTIEYVARPPAGVSVNEKAQYFKINKEGRFWEKIVQKNNIAFFIAAEFKSLQMELVLLF; encoded by the coding sequence ATGCAAAAAACAGTTTGGTATGAAGGAATGAAACTGGATCCTCATCATTTCCAGCAAACAGACAGATACAATCATTATTACATCAATTCCAGATTATCAATGATCAACTCCAGCAATTGGGGATTAAAAAAAATAATGATTGATAATGCTTCACTTTCAGGCGGTAATTTCAGCCTTATAAACTGCAGCGGTGTAATGCCGGATGGAATGATATTCAATATCCCTGAAAATGATTCTGCACCTAAAAGCAGAAATTTTGAAAGTATTTTCTCTGCAACTGCTGAAAGGCTTAGTGTATATCTTGCCTTACCGGTAGAACATTCTTCAGGCAAAAATTGTCAGCTTGAAGATTCACAATTTAATGATCCTTACAGATTTGTAATGCAGAATACTGATGTAATGGATTATAATACAGGAACAAATCTTAGAAACATTGGAATAGCCAAACCTAATTTTCAATTTAAGTTTGAAGATGAATCTTTAGAAGATTTTGTTTCGATAAAACTTGGCGAAATATCAAGAAGTTCCGATGGAAAATATCAGATGGAGGTGCAATATATTCCACCATGTCTTGAAATCTCAGCTTCAGAAGTAATACTGCAGCACGTTAGAAATATATTGAGCACACTCGTTTCTAAAAGCAAAGAGTTAAAAGCACAGACAAATATTCAAAAGCCTGAATTATCATTAACACAGGTTGAAGTTCTCTTAATGCTTCAATCAATTAATTCCTTTATTCCATTGTTAAATTATTATCATAATTCAAAACATATTCATCCCGAAGTGCTATATTCTTTTCTATTAACAGTAGCGGGGCAGTTATCAACTTTTTCCAACTCAGAGTTAAGAGTTGATTCATTGCCAATTTACGATCATAAACATCTTACAGAAATATTTGAACATGTTGTTAATGAGATACAAACTATGTTGAATGTTCAGAAGACAGTTGAGAGAAAGGATCTTGTTATACAATTAAGAAGACAAGCTGAAACTTTATTTGTCGGACAACTTTCACCAAATCATATTCAGGCACAATTCTTTATCTCTGTAACGGGTGATATTCCTGAAAAGAAAATAATTACTGAACTGCCAAAGAACATCAAAATATCTGCTTACGAAGAAATCTTTGCAGTTCATCAAGCCGGCATACAGGGTGTAACGATTGAATATGTTGCACGACCGCCAGCAGGAGTTTCTGTAAATGAGAAAGCACAATATTTCAAAATAAATAAAGAAGGCAGATTCTGGGAAAAGATAGTCCAGAAAAACAATATAGCTTTTTTTATTGCTGCTGAATTTAAATCATTACAGATGGAGTTGGTTTTACTGTTTTAG
- the tssJ gene encoding type VI secretion system lipoprotein TssJ gives MKKIILTLLPVFTMLLFSGCGSGKEYIQVSFKSYDNSNGGNAVVVTIYQLANADKFRLSSFESLTKNAVAALGSDLIPNSVYEKTMVPGESFNLDELEIKKEAAFLGVLADFHSPSADGWQSVVDLKDGIDKLTVKVQDNSISVQVDN, from the coding sequence ATGAAAAAAATAATCTTAACACTTTTACCAGTCTTTACAATGCTTTTATTTTCCGGATGCGGCAGCGGTAAAGAATATATACAAGTAAGTTTTAAAAGTTATGATAACTCAAACGGCGGTAATGCTGTTGTAGTTACAATTTACCAGTTAGCAAATGCTGATAAATTCCGTCTTTCAAGTTTTGAATCTCTCACTAAAAATGCAGTTGCGGCTTTAGGGTCTGATCTTATCCCAAATTCTGTTTATGAAAAAACAATGGTACCGGGTGAAAGTTTTAATCTTGATGAACTTGAGATAAAGAAAGAAGCAGCTTTCCTTGGGGTTTTGGCGGATTTTCATTCACCTTCTGCAGATGGATGGCAGAGCGTTGTTGATTTAAAAGATGGAATAGACAAACTAACAGTTAAGGTTCAGGATAATTCAATCTCTGTTCAGGTTGATAATTAG
- a CDS encoding FHA domain-containing protein, producing MKLLITLRKISDSSFNRKFEFTQYPVKLGREADNDIVLEDQRKVVSRNHARIINTDGLLQVVDLGSANFTYLNGNKLFPNDENAIKNGDVIRIGDYELDIAVEQIKVESAPQWDDQKTMIFSNPFVDEVQKISDSILKLSEKYFYDESPLKSEMLRMSIMQGLDGLLSNDVNKVLSEYFASKFLDQSFISSVKTEPSPKIITEEKPQIKSNIETSHSAPTTKPQVDYSFSSYFSESVDVLLDTITKLIQGYLQFRQEFFGVTIYQTIPTGSLKDIKEYLFNPDLSAEEQKKRISLIKEETQKLLTHQIGILEGYRTSATEGSQSLLQSLDPEIIERETLSKQTSAMDNLIPNAKKVKILEAIKTNYKKYISDPYHLEKKYFRPPFIKGYQKRISARNEVNEY from the coding sequence ATGAAATTACTAATTACACTCCGAAAAATTTCTGATAGTTCATTTAACCGTAAATTTGAGTTTACACAATATCCTGTAAAATTGGGAAGAGAAGCCGATAATGATATTGTATTAGAAGATCAGAGAAAAGTTGTTTCAAGAAATCACGCCAGGATTATTAATACCGATGGTTTATTACAAGTTGTTGATCTTGGTTCTGCAAATTTTACCTACTTGAACGGAAATAAATTATTTCCGAATGATGAGAATGCAATAAAAAACGGCGATGTGATTAGAATTGGCGATTATGAACTTGATATAGCAGTTGAACAAATCAAGGTTGAAAGCGCACCTCAGTGGGATGATCAAAAGACAATGATCTTTTCAAATCCGTTTGTTGATGAAGTGCAAAAAATATCTGATTCCATACTTAAATTATCCGAAAAATATTTCTATGATGAGTCTCCGTTAAAAAGTGAGATGCTTAGAATGTCAATAATGCAGGGGTTGGATGGACTTTTATCAAATGATGTTAACAAAGTATTATCAGAATATTTTGCATCTAAATTTTTAGATCAAAGTTTTATCAGCTCTGTTAAGACAGAACCCTCACCAAAAATAATAACCGAAGAAAAGCCTCAGATAAAATCAAACATCGAAACTTCCCACTCTGCACCAACTACAAAACCACAGGTTGATTATTCATTCAGCTCATATTTTTCTGAATCTGTGGATGTACTGCTTGATACCATCACAAAACTTATCCAGGGTTATTTACAATTCAGGCAGGAGTTTTTTGGTGTTACTATTTATCAGACTATTCCAACCGGGTCATTAAAGGATATTAAGGAATATTTATTTAATCCCGATCTTTCAGCAGAAGAACAAAAGAAGAGAATCAGTCTTATAAAAGAAGAAACTCAAAAATTACTTACGCATCAGATTGGAATACTGGAAGGATACAGAACATCGGCAACTGAAGGCAGTCAATCATTACTTCAATCTCTTGATCCTGAAATAATTGAAAGAGAAACATTAAGCAAACAAACATCCGCAATGGATAATCTGATACCAAATGCAAAAAAGGTAAAAATACTTGAAGCGATAAAAACCAATTATAAAAAATATATTTCGGATCCGTATCATTTGGAAAAGAAATATTTCAGACCGCCGTTTATCAAAGGATATCAGAAAAGAATATCTGCCAGGAACGAAGTAAACGAATATTAA